A genomic region of Phragmites australis chromosome 2, lpPhrAust1.1, whole genome shotgun sequence contains the following coding sequences:
- the LOC133905289 gene encoding chromatin modification-related protein EAF1 A-like — MGEWTVMIHFFVMPGQNLEENRQVVMQEFQLPVSQGNNQPAHFNSPPFSNVGASSPVQSFPLQQSQPHQIQQQSHMFGNTHLSHIQGTNQANSQQQAYAIRLAKERHIQQMIPQQQRPLSGASTVPTVQNGSQMQQQGQGSAASVILSSQPQHKQQNPGGSSVLPNQPATTKQKKQQGQQQSRQNQQQRNQGTQQAKLMKSLGRGNMMHQSLVVATQASGISTACKNQVPDKNVMQQGTGYFAGSKGSLPTIPQPGNQPKIYVPQMPQSPMQTPDIGNQGSVKGSPNHTLLVSQQSSLHSSSQLATQQQQQRYMNPSQNNIQRLIIQQNRHMNTDGRIELPVDQVQHNQVMPSASLARSTDSGSPGISSITQRKQESSHDPTAVASTLQLASSPQHTFVGSDTLLSSSSQGMLQRQLSGGVPIHGHDIGGQLQQQQSRQQLQSQQQQQRPVQGSVYAHPSNSGPG; from the exons ATGGGAGAATGGACAGTGATGATACACTTCTTTGTCATG CCTGGCCAGAATTTGGAAGAGAATAGGCAAGTGGTGATGCAGGAGTTTCAGTTGCCAGTTTCACAGGGAAATAATCAGCCCGCCCATTTCAATAGTCCACCATTTTCCAATGTGGGAGCATCTTCACCTGTTCAATCTTTTCCACTTCAGCAGTCCCAACCACATCAGATACAACAACAGTCACACATGTTTGGAAACACACACCTTTCTCATATCCAAGGAACAAACCAGGCAAATTCACAGCAGCAGGCTTATGCTATTCGCTTGGCTAAAGAGAGACACATTCAACAAATGATTCCTCAACAACAGCGCCCACTTTCTGGAGCCAGTACAGTGCCAACTGTGCAGAATGGCTCACAAATGCAACAGCAGGGCCAAGGTTCCGCAGCTAGTGTTATCCTGTCTTCACAACCACAGCATAAGCAGCAAAATCCAGGTGGTAGTTCAGTGCTTCCCAATCAGCCTGCCACCACTaagcaaaagaagcaacaaGGTCAGCAGCAGTCCAGACAAAATCAACAGCAACGGAAtcaaggtactcaacaagctaAGCTAATGAAGAGCCTAGGCCGAGGGAACATGATGCACCAGAGTCTGGTGGTTGCTACTCAAGCCAGTGGCATTTCTACAGCCTGTAAAAACCAAGTTCCTGATAAAAATGTGATGCAGCAGGGTACAGGGTATTTTGCTGGTAGTAAAGGATCACTTCCAACAATACCTCAACCTGGGAATCAACCTAAGATATATGTTCCCCAGATGCCTCAGTCACCGATGCAGACGCCAGATATTGGTAATCAAGGCTCAGTAAAGGGTTCTCCCAACCATACCTTGTTAGTTTCCCAACAATCTTCACTTCATTCATCATCACAATTGGctacacagcagcagcagcaacgatACATGAACCCTTCGCAGAACAATATACAAAGATTGATTATTCAACAAAACCGCCACATGAACACAGATGGTAGGATTGAATTACCTGTTGACCAAGTACAACATAACCAGGTGATGCCATCTGCATCCCTTGCAAGGAGTACAGATTCAGGTAGCCCAGGTATTTCATCTATAACCCAGCGGAAACAAGAGTCATCCCATGATCCAACTGCAGTTGCCTCGACCTTGCAGCTTGCTAGCTCGCCTCAACATACCTTTGTTGGAAGTGATACGCTTTTGTCATCATCTAGCCAAGGCATGCTGCAAAGGCAATTGTCGGGTGGTGTGCCTATACATGGACATGACATTGGTGGCCAGCTGCAGCAACAACAATCTCGGCAGCAACTGCAgtctcagcagcagcagcagaggccTGTTCAAGGCAGTGTATACGCTCATCCTTCAAATTCTGGACCAGGATGA